TTTACTCCACTCGAAGAATGGAGAGCTACGCCATAGAATAACTAGTATTAGTACTgctactgtacttgttattctatggctACGCGAATTTCTATGGCGCGGCggagtcgccacctagcggtaagtaGCTGCACTAGCTCCGTGTCATACAAAATTTGAGTAGGTTTTCTCTGCTCGACCCTACGAATAACATAGGCTCAACTCAACAATCTCATGTTGGCTCAATCTAAAAACCTACACTTGGCCTTCAgtaggtctagtacaggtttgttagattgttggaaactataaaagtttacgttttctcgcatataCAAAGtggcggaaactatcatgcgaCTTTTGactgataatgtatgcagatgacagaagaaaacgtaaacttttatagttttcaaaaatggCAAAACTACTATATAGACGGGCAGtaccgtaggtaggtaagtcatcatcatcatcatcagccttctatcgcccactgttgggtataggcctccttatttgtacgccaattcttccggtcctgtgccgctctgGTCCACTGCTTCCCTGCAACCTTGCAGAGGTCATGTGATgatggtaggtaagtaataaagttatagTTGGCCCTTAGCTCCGTAGGCTGGTTAATAGtataataaacttacaaaatgggtaataggtacctacataattaaaatccatttttgattgataaccattttttatttgaaaacttaatctaaaaaTTCCAACTTCTTCAAAGTATGccgtttataaaataataaataactatcgACTAGAGAACACCTCTATTTACGCTGAAACGTATActacagataaataaatgtatacatatatttatgaagAGAATAATGCTTACATACAGTTACAACCCTAGCTATGAAAAGAAAATAGGAATTTAATGTTGCCatcaaaataattacaaatacCCTACCGAAATAAATGGGcaacaaatacaaaaaatgtAGTATTCAATTCAGCGTAAACAGATAAAGGtcgaaaaaaactaaataaaaaagagaAATTATCACATAATTGGTCTTTACATAGCGGTGACATTCTTgaccttaataaaaaaatgttacaaaatCATGTTTTTATAACCATTTGATATTTGCAAGTTTAAGACGATGACTTTTCCAAGAAATTGTGCTATGAATATCAACAAACTTTGTTAATATTTCATAAAGATGCTAACTAAACTAAACAGTTTGTGTTGCATGTAAAAACATGATTATTCCgttacatatttacaaaataaccCTAAAATTCTATCTAGTTTAGATTTGGCTTCATTTAATCGTAACTgacaaatatgttttttattattaaaactggTCACAATGTTTTGGTTTTGAGAAAATGtggtgtaataaataattatacatttaagTGTTATGTGAGTATAcctataaatacctatgtgcTAAATTAGAGAAAAACTGGCTGTCAATTTTggttttttatacaaaaactaTTGGTATTTTACTATACGAACTAAACATATTAAAAAGGAATGGTTTATACACAGTTATAATGATTCCTAATTATAAAGAACGATATGTAAAAATGTTTAATACAAAGTCAGAAAGTTAAAACAAAATGGTGATATTGGAAAGTTGAGCAAAAGTATACGAACAGGAATGATTTGGAAAAAGAGATATTGAAAAGTAATAGCTGAAGAAACTATAATGAAGGggattataatatttcttcttctgtttacataataaactCAATTTATGTAGTACaagtatttttgtgaaaaactattgtcattattttgtaaacatttcaaaacGATTTTCTTATAGATACAAGTAATTTAGTTTTCTTCTTCGGTTTAGTAGCCCTAGTCTACCGGCCGTTTTTAACTAAATTTCCGATCATTACATTCTAAGAAAACCGTCACTAATATAGGAACTGACATTTCAGAGCCGGCATTACCAGACAACATTAAAAgtagaaaattattattatgatatgatTCAAATTATTAAATGCAACTCTTATATCACGAAATTGTCGAGGATGGacgttattttataaatcactAAAATGTGTTTTGTAACGAGGAACCTTAAGCGAAGACCTAGCTTACCTACAGTTATATACAAACGTTTAAGCATAGCCTCATACAACTATGGACCGATTCATAAGCAGTCCGTGTTATAAACATGTGTCTTAGTCAAAAATATGAGTCTAAATTATGTTGTAAAATTTTCCCCGTTTTCGGGGAGAATTTTAGAACATGGTCACTCTAATTATTATCAGATGCATTGTCTTTGAAATTATTCCACTCAAAATTAGCTCCAATACAACTAAAATCTGCatgttttcatacaaaataacattaaatagTAAAGTACTTATTGATCTAcgttaaattaaacataaacgTATTTTTATGCCACTGAAATCCCAATACTATACCGCCTACATTTAGCAGTTTAAAATTTACAGGCATatattaaatctaaataatatattattatgctttTACGCTTTTCCAATAGTATATTTTCTTACATTCCAATAAAGTCACATGTTTGCTCAATTTCAAAATTGGACTAAACGAAATCAATGTCAAACTATTACAAAAGTCAATATTTCAGATGTCATGTTTGTTTATTTggcataaattaaattgtctTTCATCTTGCTCACACACGCCTTCCCCGCACTATATAAACCTGGAAAGAGTGATCTAGCCACCTTATTCATTTGTCATTTCCACTTATAGTTTAGTGTAgtgaaaaatattgaataagaCTTTGTGTTTTTCCGACCACTAccagtttttcatacattatGAAGTTATAACATGTTTTGATTAACTTCTAAATGTAGGTAAAATGATAAATTGCCAGAAGACACCGGGCCTTACCATAAAAATTTTAAGTCACATTATGAACGCTGTAAACACGGCTGTCAAATACCGTATTAAACACCCATTCAAAGTggttaataattttgatggTAATACAAAGTCTCAATATTATTCACCTTACATCTCGATACAAACAGAAACCCCACAAACCTCATACCAACAATAACATCACTTACAACCTAAAACAATACGATTTAAATACGCGGTCAACACTAACACCCCATAATACGGTCAACGCACAACCTCATCAAGAAATCAAGACTTGTAAGTACGGATGACATCTTTAATGGTAGCTCTGCATAAAGGACACTGGCCACCGCCCTTGCCCCGCCACTGCTGCACGGCACACCTATAACACATGCACATATGCCCGCACATATACAGGACACTGTCAATAGGATTCTCGTAGCATATCGTGCATTCCGTACCGGTTAGATTACCAACTGGTTCACCAATAACGCTGTAAATCGGCTGATGATGGGAAGAGGATGCTAGATTTATCGCGTGCGAGCTTGAAGGTAATCCATTGGCGATTCTGTCGTTGCTGATGCGTAGAGGTTCCTGGTGGCCGTTTGGTATGAGTAGGTTGTTCTGTTCGTTCTGAGAGTTTTGGCTGGAGGAACACTGGGCGTCGAGTCTGGGCCGCTGGACCGGAGCTTGCTGGTAGGAGGCCATCTGCATGGCACAGGAGGACGAGGGTTGGGCTGGCGGCTGCAGGCTGGACAGGCAGAGCGACGATTGAGACTGCATGGGCTGGAGAGATGGAAAGGTTTCGGTTAGATTTTTGTCGGTGGTATACAGAAGATTGTTGGCATACTGCTTGCTGATGGGAAAAAAAGTTTGAGGTTGAGTAAGATTGAAGATTGCACAATGTTTAAGGCATGGTTTACGAAGGTTAAAGATCACAAACTCACCTCAATGTAATGCGCGCTAGCCAAAGTCAATGCTTGCTGGTGATTGGCCCCGTTCTGGCCGCCATTTTGCGGCGGCAGACTGACGACCAATACGGTGCCTCCTGACGCCGTAGTTATAGGCGTGGCCGAGCTGGTCAACACCCTCAACTGCTGCTGTGGCGGCGGCGTCTGCGCCGGCTGCGGTAGCTGAGAACTGAGCATCCTGACTTTCTGTGTCGCTCCGTAGATATCCACAAACGCCCATAGTCTTAGCGTGTGGTCAACGTGCATTACTGTTATCGGGTTCGAGCCATTTCTGCTGACCCTCACTTCTCCGTCCAACGTCAATGTCACTGCTAGTTCGTCCCCTCGTCTTAACCCATTGGCTGCGTCTCGCCTCACCACCCAGTATTCAGGTCTGTCGAGCAACTGCTCGGCATCATCAGGCAAGTCAGTGGGCCTCAAAGTGGCCGGATCGCAGGACGTCAAGCCAATAGCTAAGGAGCCAGCGTAAGCCGGTTCTGTGGCCAGAATTTGCAC
The Plutella xylostella chromosome 24, ilPluXylo3.1, whole genome shotgun sequence DNA segment above includes these coding regions:
- the LOC105383624 gene encoding protein neuralized; its protein translation is MMGVNSCVSVRARGPCHCPACPRGSGHGLQLPPQTLVLPPLALEPEPSPVKDKKGSKMKVLKKIKKKMGLAPRTSCTGGTPNNLPPLGFHRVHGENVRVSRDGSTARRVESFCKGVAFSARPVRVNEKVCLRFVEISNNWSGVLRFGFTTHDPATLSHCLPKYACPDLTNKPGNWAKALGERFCEKDNILYYYVNSAGDVHFGINGEDKGVFFTGVDTRSPLWALVDVYGNCTAIQFADPRAPNQIRRSIPALEDSEERLAGSMRSLSIDEALPPPRFQSQAVVPLTLHRTKGRNVQFISDRGVAARVEAEFCQGYVFTARPMRPGQTLVVQILATEPAYAGSLAIGLTSCDPATLRPTDLPDDAEQLLDRPEYWVVRRDAANGLRRGDELAVTLTLDGEVRVSRNGSNPITVMHVDHTLRLWAFVDIYGATQKVRMLSSQLPQPAQTPPPQQQLRVLTSSATPITTASGGTVLVVSLPPQNGGQNGANHQQALTLASAHYIEPMQSQSSLCLSSLQPPAQPSSSCAMQMASYQQAPVQRPRLDAQCSSSQNSQNEQNNLLIPNGHQEPLRISNDRIANGLPSSSHAINLASSSHHQPIYSVIGEPVGNLTGTECTICYENPIDSVLYMCGHMCMCYRCAVQQWRGKGGGQCPLCRATIKDVIRTYKS